One part of the Rutidosis leptorrhynchoides isolate AG116_Rl617_1_P2 chromosome 1, CSIRO_AGI_Rlap_v1, whole genome shotgun sequence genome encodes these proteins:
- the LOC139869732 gene encoding phosphatidate cytidylyltransferase 1-like, with amino-acid sequence MIKENGSNVQVTHAGRIRRRKGSNEVPADSGQANGKQLLVNDQNKYKSMMIRAYSSIWMIGGFIFVVYMGHLYIWAMVVIIQIFMAKELFGLLRKANEDKQLPGFRHLNWHFFFTAMLFVYGRILSQRLVNTVTTDKFLYKIVGNLIKYHMVTCYFLYIAGFVWFILSLKKKMYKYQFGQYAWTHMILIVVFTQSSFTVANIFEGIFWFLLPASLIVINDIAAYFFGFFFGKTPLIKLSPKKTWEGFIGASVTTIISAFVLANFMGRFHWLTCPRKDLSTGWLQCDPGPLFTPENFTLPGWLPEWFPWTEMQIMPVQWHALGLGLFASIIAPFGGFFASGFKRAFKIKDFGDSIPGHGGMTDRMDCQMVMAVFAYIYHQSFIVAQSVSVGMIFDQIVMNLSYEEQRALYTNLGQIIQDRQFGES; translated from the exons ATGATAAAGGAAAATGGTAGTAATGTCCAAGTTACACATGCCGGACGTATTCGACGCCGTAAAGGTTCAAATGAG gTTCCGGCAGATTCAGGGCAAGCAAATGGAAAACAGTTGCTTGTAAATGATCAAAATAAGTATAAGTCAATGATGATTCGTGCTTATTCAAGTATTTGGATGATTGGCGGATTTATATTTGTTGTGTACATGGGTCATCTATATATATGGGCCATGGTTGTCATTATACAAATTTTCATGGCAAAAGAACTATTTGGTTTACTAAGGAAAGCAAACGAAGACAAACAACTTCCAGGTTTCAGGCATCTAAATTG GCATTTCTTCTTTACAGCAATGCTATTTGTATATGGTCGTATTCTTAGTCAGCGGCTTGTTAATACGGTCACAACAGACAAGTTTTTGTATAAAATTGTTGGCAACCTTATCAAATATCATATGGTTACCTGTTATTTCTTATATATAGCAG GTTTTGTATGGTTCATTCTCTCATTAAAGAAGAAGATGTACAAGTATCAGTTTGGCCAATACGCATGGACACATATGATTCTTATTGTGGTCTTCACGCAATCTTCTTTCACAGTAGCCAATATTTTCGAAGGGATTTTTTG GTTCCTTCTTCCTGCATCGTTGATTGTCATAAATGATATTGCTGCCTACTTCTTTGGCTTCTTTTTTGGGAAAACTCCATTGATCAAGTTATCCCCAAAGAAGACTTGGGAAGGATTCATTGGAGCATCAGTTACCACAATTATATCTGCCTTTGTG CTTGCTAATTTTATGGGTCGCTTCCATTGGTTGACATGCCCCAGAAAG GATCTGTCAACAGGCTGGCTTCAATGCGACCCTGGCCCGCTGTTTACGCCAGAGAACTTTACACTACCGGGATGGCTTCCTGAATGG TTTCCATGGACAGAGATGCAAATTATGCCTGTGCAATGGCATGCGTTGGGTCTTGGACTTTTTGCTTCAATAATTGCACCCTTCGGAGGCTTCTTTGCTAGCGGTTTCAAAAGAGCTTTCAAAATTAAG GACTTTGGAGATAGTATTCCTGGACATGGTGGAATGACAGACCGAATGGATTGTCAg ATGGTGATGGCCGTCTTCGCATACATCTACCATCAGTCATTTATAGTGGCTCAAAGTGTATCAGTTGGGATGATTTTTGACCAG ATTGTAATGAATCTCTCGTACGAGGAACAACGAGCATTGTACACAAACCTTGGACAAATCATCCAGGATAGGCAGTTTGGTGAATCTTAA
- the LOC139898165 gene encoding uncharacterized protein, translated as MDLFDLVNSFIDKGYGAVHEKEEIGRIDDEDEDYDKEVMMKDSLKRLLLGFTENNDNDDVKATTWRKNVLLQVEKACHCIPKDTNSSSAYKSQLVAHLRHQGIDAGLCKSKWEKNGRVPSGYYEYIDANIKGTRYIIEISLPQEFEIARPSDFYTLLLNVFPQIVVCKVEELKKIVGIMCDAIKKSMKQQQMHVPPWRRHEYVSAKWFGPYKRFGSDQFQTKNVVADSNSNKGGKGNGVVGLLSFPNRNCYRSGRKEREFGFEIGNLAMAFKGGN; from the exons AtggatttatttgatttagttaatTCCTTCATTGATAAAGGCTATGGAGCTGTCCATGAAAAAGAAGAAATTGGACGaatcgatgatgaagatgaagattatgATAAAGAGGTGATGATGAAGGACTCCTTGAAGAGATTATTATTAGGATTTAccgaaaataatgataatgatgatgttaaagCAACAACTTGGAGAAAGAATGTTCTACTGCAAGTAGAAAAAGCATGTCATTGCATCCCTAAAGATACTAATTCATCCTCGGCTTATAAATCGCAGCTCGTGGCCCACCTACGTCACCAGGGCATCGATGCCG GACTTTGCAAATCAAAATGGGAAAAGAATGGCAGGGTTCCATCAGGGTACTACGAATACATAGACGCTAACATCAAAGGGACCCGTTACATAATTGAGATATCTCTACCACAAGAGTTTGAAATAGCTAGACCAAGTGACTTTTACACGTTATTGCTTAACGTTTTCCCACAAATCGTGGTTTGTAAAGTTGAGGAACTGAAGAAGATTGTGGGGATAATGTGCGATGCTATTAAAAAGTCCATGAAACAACAACAGATGCATGTGCCACCATGGAGAAGACATGAGTATGTTAGCGCTAAATGGTTTGGTCCATACAAACGATTCGGTAGTGATCAGTTTCAAACTAAAAATGTCGTAGCAGACTCGAATTCGAATAAGGGTGGCAAGGGAAATGGGGTAGTTGGATTATTGTCATTTCCAAACCGGAATTGCTACCGGAGCGGGAGAAAAGAGAGGGAATTTGGTTTTGAAATTGGTAACTTAGCCATGGCTTTTAAAGGAGGGAACTAA